Proteins from a single region of Sebastes umbrosus isolate fSebUmb1 chromosome 8, fSebUmb1.pri, whole genome shotgun sequence:
- the LOC119492705 gene encoding dual specificity protein phosphatase 26-like, whose amino-acid sequence MSYTSKLPASWNDKPPPRKVEIDLSSPGLAVFELERLLFTGKAIISHADEVWPRLYIGDQHSAENRADLSKHRVTHILNAAHSKRGVQPDIYEGMDITYMGVEAHDSCGFDMSVNFQAAADFMHRALSRGGKVLVHCHVGVSRSATLVLAYLMLKHHLTLVEAISAVKDNRGVIPNRGFLRQLIKLDGQLFGTH is encoded by the exons ATGTCCTACACATCCAAACTTCCCGCGTCCTGGAATGATAAACCTCCTCCTCGGAAGGTGGAAATTGACCTGAGTTCACCTGGCTTGGCAGTGTTTGAGTTGGAAAGACTCTTGTTTACTGGCAAAGCCATCATCAGCCATGCAGATGAAGTGTGGCCAAGGCTTTACATTGGTGACCA ACACAGTGCGGAGAACCGGGCTGACCTGTCCAAGCATCGAGTCACTCACATCTTGAACGCAGCTCACAGTAAACGCGGAGTACAGCCAGACATCTACGAGGGCATGGACATCACTTACATGGGCGTAGAGGCCCATGACTCCTGTGGTTTTGACATGAGTGTCAACTTCCAGGCAGCAGCAGACTTTATGCACAGGGCTCTCAGCAGAGGAG GCAAAGTGTTGGTGCACTGTCATGTGGGAGTGAGCCGCTCCGCCACCCTGGTCCTGGCTTACCTGATGCTGAAGCACCACCTGACCCTCGTGGAGGCCATCTCTGCTGTGAAAGATAACCGGGGTGTCATCCCTAATCGAGGTTTCCTCCGACAGCTCATCAAGCTGGATGGCCAGCTGTTTGGCACACACTGA
- the bag4 gene encoding BAG family molecular chaperone regulator 4, producing the protein MQPNLKPGWPSNSETANGNWNNTMDAPQYPGYPSHYWYPQSHSTGHYANTYPSGSEVQPQYNQQVMPGGYPNGHGVYSPAQSQYSTSGFHPSNPFYCADTQRPAQGPYPNQVCAAEQSSGPSGQPHAQHQHHHYSGPHCQGAPGYPPGAYPHYSEGGHAIPSNPPYPTGQALHQNPQADGWAHSGAYAPPQQQWQPGQQPQQGHYGNPVRPPHPPAWPGTGTGAPPPYQPKDQQHQRAPQVGPKPRPAPSLNPPNGKPAEISSPPQMYNKTGRGEPNPSQGDPPPSAAAQAPAPGHAGPHPLSDNPGLAKVQYVMARMMLLQEDVDEFVGKKSDKSYRCLEELLTKELLELDSVETQGQEIVRQARKEAVQRVQAILDRLEKKAF; encoded by the exons ATGCAGCCAAACCTGAAGCCCGGCTGGCCCTCTAACTCTGAGACTGCTAACGGGAACTGGAACAACACCATG GACGCTCCTCAGTATCCAGGCTACCCCTCACACTACTGGTATCCCCAATCTCATTCCACAGGACACTATGCAAATACCTATCCCTCTGGATCAGAAGTTCAGCCTCAGTACAATCAACAG GTAATGCCTGGAGGTTATCCAAATGGCCATGGTGTCTACAGCCCAGCGCAGAGTCAGTATTCAACAAGTGGTTTCCACCCCTCCAACCCTTTCTACTGTGCCGACACTCAGAGACCAGCTCAAGGTCCTTATCCTAACCAGGTCTGTGCAGCGGAGCAGAGCAGCGGGCCGTCTGGACAGCCACACGCTCAACACCAACATCATCACTATTCTGGTCCACACTGTCAAGGG GCTCCTGGATATCCTCCTGGGGCGTACCCACACTACAGTGAAGGTGGTCATGCAATACCTTCGAACCCCCCATACCCCACTGGCCAGGCTCTCCACCAAAACCCCCAGGCCGATGGGTGGGCGCACTCTGGTGCGTACGCCCCCCCACAGCAGCAATGGCAGCCAGGCCAGCAGCCTCAGCAAGGCCACTACGGAAATCCTGTCCGTCCACCGCATCCTCCAGCGTGGCCGGGGACCGGAACTGGCGCTCCACCACCTTACCAACCCAAG GACCAACAGCACCAACGCGCCCCTCAAGTGGGACCTAAACCCAGGCCGGCCCCATCCCTGAATCCCCCCAATGGAAAGCCCGCCGAAATAAGCTCGCCGCCCCAAATGTACAACAAAACCGGGAGAGGTGAGCCTAACCCTTCGCAAGGTGACCCCCCGCCGTCGGCCGCGGCCCAGGCTCCGGCTCCGGGCCACGCTGGACCTCACCCCCTAAGCGATAACCCCGGCCTAGCCAAGGTCCAATACGTCATGGCCAGAATGATGCTGCTTCAGGAAGACGTCGACGAGTTTGTCGGCAAAAAGTCAGACAAGAGTTATCGCTGTCTGGAGGAACTGCTGACCaaagagctgctggagctggacTCCGTGGAGACTCAGGGACAGGAGATCGTCCGGCAAGCCCGGAAGGAGGCCGTACAGAGGGTCCAGGCCATTCTGGATCGGCTGGAGAAGAAAGCCTTCTGA